From a region of the Anomalospiza imberbis isolate Cuckoo-Finch-1a 21T00152 chromosome 3, ASM3175350v1, whole genome shotgun sequence genome:
- the DSTN gene encoding destrin isoform X2 has translation MASGVQVADEVCRIFYDMKVRKCSTPEEIKKRKKAVIFCLSPDKKCIIVEEGKEILVGDVGVTVTDPFKHFVQMLPEKDCRYALYDASFETKESKKEELMFFLWAPEQAPLKSKMIYASSKDAIKKKFQVAFGVQPDVPWDVSGKNCQIP, from the exons ATG GCCTCCGGAGTACAAGTGGCCGATGAGGTGTGCCGTATCTTCTACGACATGAAAGTGCGGAAGTGCTCCACGCCGGAGGAAAtcaagaagaggaagaaggctgTCATCTTCTGCCTCAGTCCAGACAAAAAGTGCATTATTGTGGAGGAAGGCAAAGAGATTCTGGTGGGAGATGTCGGAGTGACAGTCACCGACCCTTTCAAGCACTTTGTGCAGATGCTTCCTGAGAAGGATTGCCGCTATGCCTTGTATGATGCAAGCTTCGAGACCAAGGAATCCAAAAAAGAAGAGCTGATGTTTTTCTTGTG GGCACCAGAACAAGCACCTCTCAAAAGTAAGATGATCTACGCAAGCTCCAAGGATGCAATCAAAAAGAAGTTTCAAG TGGCATTTGGTGTGCAGCCAGATGTCCCCTGGGATGTGTCAGGGAAAAACTGTCAAATTCCCTAA
- the DSTN gene encoding destrin isoform X1, producing MASGVQVADEVCRIFYDMKVRKCSTPEEIKKRKKAVIFCLSPDKKCIIVEEGKEILVGDVGVTVTDPFKHFVQMLPEKDCRYALYDASFETKESKKEELMFFLWAPEQAPLKSKMIYASSKDAIKKKFQGIKHECQANGPEDLNRACIAEKLGGSLVVAFEGSPV from the exons ATG GCCTCCGGAGTACAAGTGGCCGATGAGGTGTGCCGTATCTTCTACGACATGAAAGTGCGGAAGTGCTCCACGCCGGAGGAAAtcaagaagaggaagaaggctgTCATCTTCTGCCTCAGTCCAGACAAAAAGTGCATTATTGTGGAGGAAGGCAAAGAGATTCTGGTGGGAGATGTCGGAGTGACAGTCACCGACCCTTTCAAGCACTTTGTGCAGATGCTTCCTGAGAAGGATTGCCGCTATGCCTTGTATGATGCAAGCTTCGAGACCAAGGAATCCAAAAAAGAAGAGCTGATGTTTTTCTTGTG GGCACCAGAACAAGCACCTCTCAAAAGTAAGATGATCTACGCAAGCTCCAAGGATGCAATCAAAAAGAAGTTTCAAG GCATAAAGCATGAATGCCAAGCAAATGGGCCAGAGGACCTGAACCGAGCTTGCATTGCTGAGAAGCTAGGAGGCTCCCTAGTCGTAGCTTTTGAAGGAAGTCCCGTGTAG